A window from Salmo trutta chromosome 29, fSalTru1.1, whole genome shotgun sequence encodes these proteins:
- the sall1a gene encoding sal-like protein 1 isoform X2 has translation MNDTVNNTDQAECSDLLEHNALDKEESMDVDVSGINVHPGHDNDGGSSHMEGGSNINTNTGEGNGHSSSRNSSGPAPGTSTVSAPQLPPLGNLTDLGSISMINSNVIIENLQSTKVAVAQFTQETQRSSGSGSGGPRVAVPALMEQLLGLQQQQIHQLQLIEQIRHQILLLASQSPEMQVPPSISTPGGSLGPSANPLTTLSSHLSQQLAAAAGLAQSLASQSASISSLKQLAERVQLPQSNNPSGESSQSISSLGSSTVNNVQSSSDKRPIHAISSNLHSQLSNPSHTKSSMPAFGIGSLLNPVTNPHLPQPPSGNHLFSSSLPSIGTTVEDLNSLAALAQRKGKPPNVTSFEPKSSSEEAFFKHKCRFCAKVFGSDSALQIHLRSHTGERPYKCNICGNRFSTRGNLKVHFQRHKEKYPHVQMNPYPVPEHLDNIPTSTGIPYGMSMPPEKPVTSWLDSKPVLSTLTSSVGMLLPPTMPSLPPFIKKEDHSVAITSPSISTKTDSGRDAAEPSMKSNDGLSEEAAALPTSNGKTEEGSHSSSFMASVSSESERNTEYTTSNSPPMMTNPLMPLMSEQFKAKFPFGGLLDPLQGSETSKLQQLVENIDRKLTDPNECVICHRVLSCQSALKMHYRTHTGERPFKCKVCGRAFTTKGNLKTHYTVHRAMPPLRVHHSCPICQKKFTNAVVLQQHIRMHMGGQISNTPLPDSYPESMGSDTGSFDERNFDENFDDLDNFSDDDMEGMEGMEGVEGMEDGPDSSVPDTPKSADASQDSLCNSPSQPEMVVQDGQEKIHHAHHNAYHNTHHDIDYRNHHDNQHHSHHDNQHHSHHNPHQRLVEELQASRMKAMGNGGSMEGDCLTNDSSSLGGDIESPSPGSPAVSESTSSMQPPSPTNGHPQHQRKSPSLEERQERQERHQRAMSLDHISASLMQHHPSSIGALDLTSCNPSKDPLGMLFPFRERGTFKNTACDICGKTFACQSALDIHYRSHTKERPFICTACNRGFSTKGNLKQHMLTHQMRDLPSQLFEPSNTSLSSSPTPSLLSVNSLSSMIKSEVNGFLHGLHHHQDHHRDHHRDHHRDHHRDHHRDHHRDHQDRDHHKDMSSNMPHGLVTTSASTSPVLSASAPPRRTPKQHYCNTCGKTFSSSSALQIHERTHTGEKPFACHICGRAFTTKGNLKVHMGTHMWNSAPARRGRRLSVDGSMAFLGTNPVKFPEIFQKDMASRVGNGDPASFWNQYAAAFSNGLAMKTNEISVIQNGGLPSLSGSMGNGGSSPVGGLTGNLEKLHSTESNAALAGLEKMANAENGTHFRFTRFMEDNKEIATN, from the exons ATGAATGACACGGTTAATAACACTGATCAAGCGGAGTGCAGTGACCTTTTGGAGCATAACGCTCTCGACAAAGAAGAATCCATGGACGTCGACGTTTCCGGAATCAACGTTCATCCTGGTCACGACAATGATGGAGGCAGCAGCCACATGGAGGGAGGCAGTAACATCAACACGAACACAGGCGAGGGAAATGGCCACAGCTCCAGCAGGAACAGCTCCGGACCAGCACCGGGCACCTCGACCGTCTCTGCCCCTCAGCTACCTCCGCTCGGCAACCTGACTGACCTGGGGAGCATCTCTATGATCAACAGCAACGTCATCATCGAAAACCTGCAGAGCACCAAAGTGGCGGTGGCCCAGTTCACCCAGGAGACGCAGCGCTCCTCTGGGTCCGGGTCCGGGGGCCCCAGGGTGGCAGTGCCGGCCCTGATGGAGCAACTCCTGGGCCTGCAGCAGCAACAGATCCACCAGCTGCAACTCATTGAACAGATCCGTCACCAGATCCTgctactggcctcccagtccccTGAAATGCAGGTGCCCCCCAGCATCTCCACACCAGGAGGCTCGTTGGGGCCGTCAGCCAACCCACTGACCACGCTCAGCTCACATCTCTCACAGCAGCTGGCTGCAGCTGCGGGCTTAGCACAGAGCCTGGCCAGCCAGTCTGCCAGCATCAGCAGCCTGAAGCAGCTGGCTGAAAGGGTGCAGCTACCTCAGAGCAACAACCCCAGCGGTGAATCATCTCAGAGCATCAGCTCACTGGGGTCGTCCACAGTCAACAACGTCCAGTCGTCCTCTGACAAGAGGCCAATACATGCGATCAGCAGCAACCTCCACtctcagctcagtaacccatcaCACACTAAGTCATCCATGCCAGCCTTTGGGATAGGTAGCCTGTTGAACCCTGTAACTAATCCACATCTACCTCAGCCCCCATCTGGAAACCACCTATTTTCCAGCTCCCTGCCCAGTATTGGCACCACAGTGGAGGAcctcaactctctggctgcgcTGGCCCAGAGGAAAGGCAAGCCACCGAACGTAACTTCATTTGAACCCAAGAGCAGCTCAGAGGAGGCGTTCTTCAAGCATAAGTGCAGATTTTGTGCCAAGGTGTTCGGGAGTGACAGTGCCTTGCAGATCCACCTGCGATCTCACACAGGTGAGAGGCCATACAAGTGTAACATCTGTGGCAATCGCTTCTCCACCCGCGGTAATTTGAAGGTCCACTTCCAGCGTCATAAAGAGAAGTATCCACATGTTCAGATGAACCCATACCCTGTCCCCGAGCATTTAGACAATATTCCAACGAGCACCGGCATTCCATATGGTATGTCAATGCCTCCAGAGAAGCCTGTGACCAGCTGGCTGGACAGCAAGCCTGTTCTCTCCACTCTGACCTCGTCAGTGGGCATGCTGCTCCCACCAACCATGCCCAGCCTGCCACCATTCATTAAAAAAGAGGATCATTCGGTAGCCATAACCAGCCCCTCCATTTCTACAAAGACTGACTCCGGTCGTGACGCTGCTGAGCCATCAATGAAAAGCAACGACGGGTTGTCTGAAGAAGCTGCGGCCCTGCCTACGTCAAACGGGAAAACTGAAGAGGGCAGTCACTCGTCGAGCTTCATGGCGAGTGTGAGCTCTGAGTCTGAGCGCAACACAGAATACACAACCTCCAACAGCCCACCTATGATGACCAACCCTCTCATGCCCCTCATGTCTGAGCAGTTCAAGGCTAAGTTCCCGTTCGGGGGCCTCTTGGACCCGCTCCAGGGGTCGGAGACCTCCAAGCTGCAGCAGCTGGTGGAGAACATCGACAGGAAGTTGACGGACCCCAATGAGTGTGTCATCTGCCACCGTGTGCTCAGCTGTCAAAGCGCTCTGAAAATGCACTACCGTACTCACACTGGAGAGAGGCCCTTCAAGTGTAAAGTGTGTGGCAGGGCCTTTACCACCAAAGGGAACCTGAAGACCCACTACACCGTCCACCGGGCCATGCCTCCACTCAGGGTCCATCACTCCTGCCCCATCTGTCAGAAGAAGTTCACCAATGCGGTGGTCCTGCAGCAGCACATCCGCATGCACATGGGAGGGCAGATCTCAAACACCCCACTGCCAGACAGTTACCCTGAGTCCATGGGCTCCGACACAGGCTCCTTCGATGAGAGGAACTTCGATGAGAACTTCGATGACCTGGACAACTTCTCTGATGATGAtatggaggggatggaggggatggagggagtggaAGGGATGGAAGACGGCCCTGACAGCAGCGTCCCAGACACCCCTAAGTCAGCTGACGCCTCCCAAGACAGCCTGTGCAATTCCCCCTCTCAACCCGAGATGGTCGTCCAGGACGGGCAGGAGAAAATTCATCATGCCCATCACAATGCCTACCACAATACCCACCATGATATTGACTATAGAAACCACCATGACAATCAGCATCACAGCCACCATGACAATCAGCATCACAGCCACCATAACCCCCACCAGAGGCTGGTAGAGGAGCTGCAGGCCAGCAGAATGAAGGCCATGGGGAACGGAGGTTCAATGGAAGGGGACTGCCTCACTAATGACTCCTCATCCCTGGGTGGGGACATCGAGAGCCCGAGTCCCGGGAGTCCAGCGGTATCAGAATCTACCTCTTCCATGCAGCCCCCATCCCCCACCAATGGGCACCCCCAACATCAACGTAAATCCCCCAGCttggaggagaggcaggagagacaggagaggcacCAGAGGGCTATGTCCCTGGATCACATCAGCGCCAGCCTCATGCAGCATCACCCTTCTAGCATCGGGGCCCTGGACCTGACATCCTGCAACCCATCTAAAGACCCACTGGGTATGCTCTTCCCATTCCGTGAGCGCGGCACGTTCAAGAACACGGCCTGTGACATCTGTGGTAAAACGTTTGCATGTCAGAGTGCCTTGGACATCCACTACCGAAGCCATACCAAAGAGAGACCGTTCATTTGCACAGCCTGTAACCGGGGCTTCTCGACCAAGGGCAACCTGAAGCAGCACATGCTAACCCACCAGATGAGGGACTTGCCCTCGCAGCTCTTCGAACCCTCTAACACCAGCCTCTCCTCCAGTccgaccccctccctcctctctgtgaaCTCCCTGTCCTCCATGATCAAATCAGAGGTCAACGGCTTCCTCCACGGCCTCCACCACCATCAGGACCACCACAGGGACCACCACAGGGACCACCACAGGGACCACCACAGGGACCACCACAGGGACCACCACAGGGACCACCAGGACCGAGATCACCATAAGGACATGTCCAGCAACATGCCCCACGGCCTGGTGACCACCTCGGCCTCTACATCCCCAGTGCTCTCGGCCTCTGCCCCTCCACGCCGGACACCCAAGCAGCACTACTGCAACACTTGTGGGAagaccttctcctcctccagcgCTCTGCAGATACACGAGAGGACCCACACTGGGGAGAAGCCCTTCGCCTGCCACATCTGTGGTCGGGCTTTCACCACCAAAGGAAATCTCAAG gtTCATATGGGCACACACATGTGGAACAGCGCCCCTGCCAGACGCGGCCGCCGGCTCTCTGTAGACGGCTCCATGGCCTTCCTGGGCACCAACCCTGTCAAGTTCCCAgagatcttccagaaggacatggCGTCTAGGGTGGGCAACGGAGACCCGGCTAGCTTCTGGAACCAGTACGCTGCAGCCTTCTCCAACGGCCTGGCCATGAAGACCAACGAGATCTCTGTCATCCAGAACGGAGGCCTGCCGTCTCTGTCGGGGAGCATGGGGAACGGGGGCAGCTCGCCCGTGGGCGGCCTCACAGGCAACCTGGAGAAGCTGCACAGTACAGAATCCAATGCCGCTCTGGCTGGCCTGGAGAAAATGGCCAACGCCGAGAACGGGACCCACTTCCGATTCACACGCTTCATGGAGGACAACAAAGAGATTGCCACCAACTAG
- the sall1a gene encoding sal-like protein 1 isoform X1 — MSRRKQAKPQHFQSDPQLALSEHNGDTEEPCSEEDPPCKGSDAHVCSRCCAEFFELSDLEQHQKNCTKNQLVLIVNENPASPSGTFSPGSPPHNPDEQMNDTVNNTDQAECSDLLEHNALDKEESMDVDVSGINVHPGHDNDGGSSHMEGGSNINTNTGEGNGHSSSRNSSGPAPGTSTVSAPQLPPLGNLTDLGSISMINSNVIIENLQSTKVAVAQFTQETQRSSGSGSGGPRVAVPALMEQLLGLQQQQIHQLQLIEQIRHQILLLASQSPEMQVPPSISTPGGSLGPSANPLTTLSSHLSQQLAAAAGLAQSLASQSASISSLKQLAERVQLPQSNNPSGESSQSISSLGSSTVNNVQSSSDKRPIHAISSNLHSQLSNPSHTKSSMPAFGIGSLLNPVTNPHLPQPPSGNHLFSSSLPSIGTTVEDLNSLAALAQRKGKPPNVTSFEPKSSSEEAFFKHKCRFCAKVFGSDSALQIHLRSHTGERPYKCNICGNRFSTRGNLKVHFQRHKEKYPHVQMNPYPVPEHLDNIPTSTGIPYGMSMPPEKPVTSWLDSKPVLSTLTSSVGMLLPPTMPSLPPFIKKEDHSVAITSPSISTKTDSGRDAAEPSMKSNDGLSEEAAALPTSNGKTEEGSHSSSFMASVSSESERNTEYTTSNSPPMMTNPLMPLMSEQFKAKFPFGGLLDPLQGSETSKLQQLVENIDRKLTDPNECVICHRVLSCQSALKMHYRTHTGERPFKCKVCGRAFTTKGNLKTHYTVHRAMPPLRVHHSCPICQKKFTNAVVLQQHIRMHMGGQISNTPLPDSYPESMGSDTGSFDERNFDENFDDLDNFSDDDMEGMEGMEGVEGMEDGPDSSVPDTPKSADASQDSLCNSPSQPEMVVQDGQEKIHHAHHNAYHNTHHDIDYRNHHDNQHHSHHDNQHHSHHNPHQRLVEELQASRMKAMGNGGSMEGDCLTNDSSSLGGDIESPSPGSPAVSESTSSMQPPSPTNGHPQHQRKSPSLEERQERQERHQRAMSLDHISASLMQHHPSSIGALDLTSCNPSKDPLGMLFPFRERGTFKNTACDICGKTFACQSALDIHYRSHTKERPFICTACNRGFSTKGNLKQHMLTHQMRDLPSQLFEPSNTSLSSSPTPSLLSVNSLSSMIKSEVNGFLHGLHHHQDHHRDHHRDHHRDHHRDHHRDHHRDHQDRDHHKDMSSNMPHGLVTTSASTSPVLSASAPPRRTPKQHYCNTCGKTFSSSSALQIHERTHTGEKPFACHICGRAFTTKGNLKVHMGTHMWNSAPARRGRRLSVDGSMAFLGTNPVKFPEIFQKDMASRVGNGDPASFWNQYAAAFSNGLAMKTNEISVIQNGGLPSLSGSMGNGGSSPVGGLTGNLEKLHSTESNAALAGLEKMANAENGTHFRFTRFMEDNKEIATN; from the exons ATGTCGCGGAGGAAACAAGCAAAGCCGCAACATTTCCAATCGGACCCTCAGCTGGCTTTATCCGAACACAATG GGGACACAGAAGAGCCCTGCTCGGAGGAAGACCCCCCCTGCAAGGGGTCAGACGCCCATGTCTGTAGCAGATGTTGTGCTGAGTTCTTTGAACTATCAGATCTTGAACAACACCAGAAGAATTGCACTAAGAATCAATTAGTTCTGATAGTGAATGAGAATCCTGCCTCCCCTTCCGGAACCTTCTCGCCTGGCTCCCCTCCACATAATCCTGATGAGCAGATGAATGACACGGTTAATAACACTGATCAAGCGGAGTGCAGTGACCTTTTGGAGCATAACGCTCTCGACAAAGAAGAATCCATGGACGTCGACGTTTCCGGAATCAACGTTCATCCTGGTCACGACAATGATGGAGGCAGCAGCCACATGGAGGGAGGCAGTAACATCAACACGAACACAGGCGAGGGAAATGGCCACAGCTCCAGCAGGAACAGCTCCGGACCAGCACCGGGCACCTCGACCGTCTCTGCCCCTCAGCTACCTCCGCTCGGCAACCTGACTGACCTGGGGAGCATCTCTATGATCAACAGCAACGTCATCATCGAAAACCTGCAGAGCACCAAAGTGGCGGTGGCCCAGTTCACCCAGGAGACGCAGCGCTCCTCTGGGTCCGGGTCCGGGGGCCCCAGGGTGGCAGTGCCGGCCCTGATGGAGCAACTCCTGGGCCTGCAGCAGCAACAGATCCACCAGCTGCAACTCATTGAACAGATCCGTCACCAGATCCTgctactggcctcccagtccccTGAAATGCAGGTGCCCCCCAGCATCTCCACACCAGGAGGCTCGTTGGGGCCGTCAGCCAACCCACTGACCACGCTCAGCTCACATCTCTCACAGCAGCTGGCTGCAGCTGCGGGCTTAGCACAGAGCCTGGCCAGCCAGTCTGCCAGCATCAGCAGCCTGAAGCAGCTGGCTGAAAGGGTGCAGCTACCTCAGAGCAACAACCCCAGCGGTGAATCATCTCAGAGCATCAGCTCACTGGGGTCGTCCACAGTCAACAACGTCCAGTCGTCCTCTGACAAGAGGCCAATACATGCGATCAGCAGCAACCTCCACtctcagctcagtaacccatcaCACACTAAGTCATCCATGCCAGCCTTTGGGATAGGTAGCCTGTTGAACCCTGTAACTAATCCACATCTACCTCAGCCCCCATCTGGAAACCACCTATTTTCCAGCTCCCTGCCCAGTATTGGCACCACAGTGGAGGAcctcaactctctggctgcgcTGGCCCAGAGGAAAGGCAAGCCACCGAACGTAACTTCATTTGAACCCAAGAGCAGCTCAGAGGAGGCGTTCTTCAAGCATAAGTGCAGATTTTGTGCCAAGGTGTTCGGGAGTGACAGTGCCTTGCAGATCCACCTGCGATCTCACACAGGTGAGAGGCCATACAAGTGTAACATCTGTGGCAATCGCTTCTCCACCCGCGGTAATTTGAAGGTCCACTTCCAGCGTCATAAAGAGAAGTATCCACATGTTCAGATGAACCCATACCCTGTCCCCGAGCATTTAGACAATATTCCAACGAGCACCGGCATTCCATATGGTATGTCAATGCCTCCAGAGAAGCCTGTGACCAGCTGGCTGGACAGCAAGCCTGTTCTCTCCACTCTGACCTCGTCAGTGGGCATGCTGCTCCCACCAACCATGCCCAGCCTGCCACCATTCATTAAAAAAGAGGATCATTCGGTAGCCATAACCAGCCCCTCCATTTCTACAAAGACTGACTCCGGTCGTGACGCTGCTGAGCCATCAATGAAAAGCAACGACGGGTTGTCTGAAGAAGCTGCGGCCCTGCCTACGTCAAACGGGAAAACTGAAGAGGGCAGTCACTCGTCGAGCTTCATGGCGAGTGTGAGCTCTGAGTCTGAGCGCAACACAGAATACACAACCTCCAACAGCCCACCTATGATGACCAACCCTCTCATGCCCCTCATGTCTGAGCAGTTCAAGGCTAAGTTCCCGTTCGGGGGCCTCTTGGACCCGCTCCAGGGGTCGGAGACCTCCAAGCTGCAGCAGCTGGTGGAGAACATCGACAGGAAGTTGACGGACCCCAATGAGTGTGTCATCTGCCACCGTGTGCTCAGCTGTCAAAGCGCTCTGAAAATGCACTACCGTACTCACACTGGAGAGAGGCCCTTCAAGTGTAAAGTGTGTGGCAGGGCCTTTACCACCAAAGGGAACCTGAAGACCCACTACACCGTCCACCGGGCCATGCCTCCACTCAGGGTCCATCACTCCTGCCCCATCTGTCAGAAGAAGTTCACCAATGCGGTGGTCCTGCAGCAGCACATCCGCATGCACATGGGAGGGCAGATCTCAAACACCCCACTGCCAGACAGTTACCCTGAGTCCATGGGCTCCGACACAGGCTCCTTCGATGAGAGGAACTTCGATGAGAACTTCGATGACCTGGACAACTTCTCTGATGATGAtatggaggggatggaggggatggagggagtggaAGGGATGGAAGACGGCCCTGACAGCAGCGTCCCAGACACCCCTAAGTCAGCTGACGCCTCCCAAGACAGCCTGTGCAATTCCCCCTCTCAACCCGAGATGGTCGTCCAGGACGGGCAGGAGAAAATTCATCATGCCCATCACAATGCCTACCACAATACCCACCATGATATTGACTATAGAAACCACCATGACAATCAGCATCACAGCCACCATGACAATCAGCATCACAGCCACCATAACCCCCACCAGAGGCTGGTAGAGGAGCTGCAGGCCAGCAGAATGAAGGCCATGGGGAACGGAGGTTCAATGGAAGGGGACTGCCTCACTAATGACTCCTCATCCCTGGGTGGGGACATCGAGAGCCCGAGTCCCGGGAGTCCAGCGGTATCAGAATCTACCTCTTCCATGCAGCCCCCATCCCCCACCAATGGGCACCCCCAACATCAACGTAAATCCCCCAGCttggaggagaggcaggagagacaggagaggcacCAGAGGGCTATGTCCCTGGATCACATCAGCGCCAGCCTCATGCAGCATCACCCTTCTAGCATCGGGGCCCTGGACCTGACATCCTGCAACCCATCTAAAGACCCACTGGGTATGCTCTTCCCATTCCGTGAGCGCGGCACGTTCAAGAACACGGCCTGTGACATCTGTGGTAAAACGTTTGCATGTCAGAGTGCCTTGGACATCCACTACCGAAGCCATACCAAAGAGAGACCGTTCATTTGCACAGCCTGTAACCGGGGCTTCTCGACCAAGGGCAACCTGAAGCAGCACATGCTAACCCACCAGATGAGGGACTTGCCCTCGCAGCTCTTCGAACCCTCTAACACCAGCCTCTCCTCCAGTccgaccccctccctcctctctgtgaaCTCCCTGTCCTCCATGATCAAATCAGAGGTCAACGGCTTCCTCCACGGCCTCCACCACCATCAGGACCACCACAGGGACCACCACAGGGACCACCACAGGGACCACCACAGGGACCACCACAGGGACCACCACAGGGACCACCAGGACCGAGATCACCATAAGGACATGTCCAGCAACATGCCCCACGGCCTGGTGACCACCTCGGCCTCTACATCCCCAGTGCTCTCGGCCTCTGCCCCTCCACGCCGGACACCCAAGCAGCACTACTGCAACACTTGTGGGAagaccttctcctcctccagcgCTCTGCAGATACACGAGAGGACCCACACTGGGGAGAAGCCCTTCGCCTGCCACATCTGTGGTCGGGCTTTCACCACCAAAGGAAATCTCAAG gtTCATATGGGCACACACATGTGGAACAGCGCCCCTGCCAGACGCGGCCGCCGGCTCTCTGTAGACGGCTCCATGGCCTTCCTGGGCACCAACCCTGTCAAGTTCCCAgagatcttccagaaggacatggCGTCTAGGGTGGGCAACGGAGACCCGGCTAGCTTCTGGAACCAGTACGCTGCAGCCTTCTCCAACGGCCTGGCCATGAAGACCAACGAGATCTCTGTCATCCAGAACGGAGGCCTGCCGTCTCTGTCGGGGAGCATGGGGAACGGGGGCAGCTCGCCCGTGGGCGGCCTCACAGGCAACCTGGAGAAGCTGCACAGTACAGAATCCAATGCCGCTCTGGCTGGCCTGGAGAAAATGGCCAACGCCGAGAACGGGACCCACTTCCGATTCACACGCTTCATGGAGGACAACAAAGAGATTGCCACCAACTAG